In Pseudomonas glycinae, the DNA window GCGCAGTTTCGATGGCAGGCAGGTTTGAAGCTTTCGAGACCAGGGTGCTGAACCACAACACCTTGTGCGCAAAGTTCGCACTTTCGGCGATCAGTTGCGTCACGAAGCGCGCTTCACCGCCTTCACACCAAAGTTCGGCCGATTGACCGCCAAAGTTCAGTACCGGCAGTTTGCGTTTCGGGTCGGCCTTGCCCAGTGCCCGCCACTTACGCTCGCTGCCCTTGGTAGCCTCTTCCATCGAGGCGTGGAACGGTGGGTTGCACATGGTCAGGTCAAAGCGCTCGCCAGGCTCCAGAAGGCCGATCAGGATGTGCTTGCGGTTCTCCTGTTGGCGCAGCTGGATGACCTTGTTCAGGTCGTTGGACTGGACGATGGCCCTGGCGGCGGCCACGGCGGTCGGATCGATCTCCGAGCCGAGGAAGTGCCAGCGATATTCGCTGTTACCGATCAGCGGGTACACGCAGTTGGCGCCCATGCCGATATCCAGCACATTGACGATGGCGCCACGCGGAACCACACCGTCGTTGTTGCTGGCCAAGAGGTCAGCCAGGAAGTGGATGTAGTCGGCACGGCCCGGCACCGGCGGGCACAGATAATCGGCCGGGATGTCCCAATGCTGGATGCCGTAGAACGACTTGAGCAGCGCCCGGTTGAACACACGCACTGCATCGGGACTGGCGAAGTCGATGCTTTCCTTGCCGTACGGGTTGGTGATCACGAACTTCGCCAGTTCCGGCGTAGTCTTGATCAGCGCCGGGAAGTCGTAGCGACCCTGATGGCGATTGCGCGGATGCAGGCTGGCTTCTTTACGCGGCGCCACGGGCTTGGCCGGGGTGACGGAGTCAGGCTTCTTGCGCGCAGGTTTCGGTGTGCGTGGGGCGTTCATGGGCGTGGTCGATTCGGGTAGGGCTGAAAGTGGCCGGTATTGTCCCACATCTCAACGTTACCCGAGCAAACGAGTGAAGAAGGTATAACCATCGCGACTGTCGATTCCAAATCGGTCTTTGATACCTGTCATATATGACAGTAGGCGAACTTTTTGAATATGGCTTTACTGGCAACGTCTACCCAACAGGAAATTTTTCAGGGAATTATTGAGATGATTGAACTAAGTAAAGCGACTTTTCCAAGTGCCAACCTGTCAGGATTTATCAGCTGTGTAAGCGATCCGAGCCCCGTTAAGGGCGTTCTTGTTGATGTCAAAATTTCTCCGGAAGTGATGGAGGGGGACATAATTGAGCTGACATCTCAAGCCTGTTCAAGTCTCAATGGCATGGTACCTATTGCAGGTACGGAAGCTACTTTCACCCAAACCGTAACGCAGAGCACGCCGTATCTACAATTCCGCATTGAACCGTACGAGAAACGCATCAAACCAATCCTTGAGCATACCAACGGGAGTGGGTCGCTGCTTGTGAGATATGTCGTAACGCGAGGTTCCTCTATTATCGGTACCTCACCCGAATCAATCGTCAAAGTCGCACTCACGCAACCAAATGGCGAACCCTGCCCGGAGTAATACCCCGGGCACAAAAAAGGGAGGCCGTTGCGGGCCTCCCTTTTTCAGTGCGATTTGCCGTTACAGGCTGGCAATCCGCGCGTGCTGCTCGGCCAGCTTGGCCAGAGCCTGTTCGGCTTCGGCCAGTTTGGCGCGTTCCTTCTCGATGACTTCGGCCGGAGCCTTGTCAACGAAACCGGCGTTGGACAGCTTGCCGCCCACCCGCTGGACTTCGCCCTGCAGACGCAGGATTTCCTTGTCCAGGCGCGCCAGCTCGGCGCCCTTGTCGATCAGACCGGCCATCGGCACCAGCACTTCCATCTCGCCAACCAGCGCGGTCGCCGACAGCGGCGCTTCTTCGCCGGCGGCCAGTACGGTGATCGACTCCAGACGCGCCAGCTTCTTCAGCAGCGCTTCGTTTTCGGTCAGGCGACGCTGGTCTTCAGCGCTGACGTTCTTCAGGTAGATCGGCAGCGGTTTGCCCGGGCCGATGTTCATTTCGCCACGGATGTTGCGCGTGCCGAGCATCAGGCCCTTGAGCCATTCGATGTCGTCTTCGGCCGCCGGATCGATGCGCTCTTCGTTGACCACCGGCCATGGTTGCAGCATGATCGTCTTGCCCTGAATACCGGCCAGCGGCGCGATGCGCTGCCAGATTTCTTCAGTGATGAACGGCATGAACGGATGCGCCAGACGCAGCGCCACTTCCAGTACGCGAACCAGCGTGCGGCGAGTGCCGCGCTGACGCTCGACCGGCGCGTTTTCGTCCCACAGCACTGGCTTGGACAGTTCCAGGTACCAGTCGCAGTACTGGTTCCAGATGAACTCGTACAGCGCTTGCGCCGCCAGGTCGAAACGGAACTGATCCAGTTGACGGGTCACTTCGGCTTCGGTGCGTTGCAGCTGCGAGATGATCCAGCGATCCGCCAGCGACAGCTCGTAGGCTTCGCCGTTCTGGCCGCAGTCTTCGCCCTTGTCCAGAACATAACGCGCGGCGTTCCAGATCTTGTTGCAGAAGTTGCGATAGCCTTCGACGCGGCCCATGTCGAACTTGATGTCGCGACCGGTGGACGCCAGCGAGCAGAAGGTGAAGCGCAGGGCGTCGGTGCCGTAGCTGGCGATGCCGTCGGCGAATTCGTCGCGGGTCTGCTTCTCGATCTTCTTCGCCAGTTTTGGCTGCATCAGACCGGACGTGCGTTTCTGCACCAGTGTTTCGAGCTCGATGCCGTCGATGATGTCCAGCGGGTCCAGGACGTTGCCCTTGGACTTGGACATCTTCTGGCCCTGGCCATCACGCACCAGGCCGTGCACATAAACAGTCTTGAACGGAACCTGCGGCGTGCCATCCTCGTTCTTGATCAGGTGCATCGTCAGCATGATCATCCGGGCAACCCAGAAGAAAATGATGTCGAAACCGGTGACCAGCACGTCGGTGGAGTGGAATTTCTTCAGGAACTCGGTCTTTTCCGGCCAGCCCAGGGTGGAGAAGGTCCACAGGCCTGAACTGAACCAGGTGTCGAGAACGTCGTTGTCCTGTTGCAGCGCAACGTCCGGGCCGAGATTGTGCTTGGCGCGCACTTCGGCTTCGTCGCGACCGACGTAGACCTTGCCCGACTCGTCGTACCAGGCCGGAATCCGGTGGCCCCACCACAGCTGACGGCTGATGCACCAGTCCTGGATGTCGCGCATCCACGAGAAGTACATGTTTTCGTACTGCTTCGGCACGAACTGGATGCGACCGTCTTCAACGGCGGCAATCGCAGGCTCGGCCAGCGGTTTGGTGGACACGTACCACTGGTCGGTCAGCCATGGCTCGATGACGGTGCCGGAGCGGTCGCCTTTCGGCACTTTCAGGTTGTGGTCGTCGACGCTGACCAGCAGGCCGGCGGCGTCGAACGCGGCCACGATCTGCTTGCGCGCTTCGAAACGCTCGAGGCCGGCGTACTCGGCCGGAATCTTGCCGTCGATGCTGTCGTTCAGCGTGCCGTCGAGGTTGAACACCTGCGCTGCCGGCAGCACGTTGGCGTTCTTGTCGAAGATGTTCAGCAGCGGCAGGTTGTGGCGCTTGCCGACTTCGTAGTCGTTGAAATCGTGGGCCGGGGTGATCTTCACGCAGCCGGTGCCGAATTCAGGATCGCAGTAATCGTCGGCGATGATCGGGATGCGGCGGCCGACCAGCGGCAACTCGACAAACTTGCCGATCAGGGCTTTGTAGCGCTCGTCGTTCGGGTTCACCGCGACGGCGGAGTCGCCGAGCATGGTTTCCGGACGGGTAGTCGCGACGATCAGGAAATCGTTGCCTTCAGCGGTTTTCGCGCCGTCGGCCAGCGGGTATTTCAGGTTCCACAGGAAACCTTTCTCGTCGTGGTTTTCCACTTCGAGGTCTGAAATCGCCGTGTGCAGCTTGGTGTCCCAGTTGACCAGTCGCTTGCCGCGATAGATCAGGCCGTCTTCGTGCAGGCGCACGAACGCTTCCTTAACGGCTTCCGAGAGGCCGTCATCCATGGTGAAGCGCTCGCGGCTCCAGTCCACGGACGAGCCGAGGCGACGGATCTGACGGCTGATGTTGCCGCCGGACTGATCCTTCCATTCCCAGACTTTCTCGAGGAATTTTTCCCGGCCCAGATCATGGCGGTTCTGGCCCTGGGCTTCGAGTTGACGCTCCACCAGCATTTGCGTGGCGATACCGGCGTGGTCGGTGCCCGGCTGCCAAAGGGTGTTGCGACCCTGCATACGGCGGAAACGGATCAGGGCGTCCATGATCGCGTTGTTGAAACCGTGACCCATGTGCAGGCTGCCGGTGACGTTCGGCGGCGGGATCATGATGGTGTAGGAGTCGCCCGCGCCTTGCGGGGCGAAGTAGTTCTCGGACTCCCAGGTGTTGTACCAGGAAGTTTCAATGGCGTGCGGCTGGTAGGTCTTATCCATGCGCGGCGGGACCCTATTGGCATTTATTCAGGAAAAGCCGGGAAGTATAGCGGGGCATGGGGCGCAGGGCGAGCGGGGCGGGCCGGGTGGAGGCTTAAATGTGGGAGCTGGCCTGCCAGCGATGCAGGCGCCGCGGTTTTTCAGGAAAACCGCAGTGATGCGAACGCTGGCAAGCCAGATCCAACAGGAGATCGGGAGATTATTCGTATTGGCCGAGAAGCCGTTCCATCCGCGCCTCGAGGCGACGTTTGATTTCGGTTTCGATGTGCGGGGCGAAGTCGTCGATCACGTCCTGCATGATCAATTGCGCGGCGGCGCGCAGTTCGCTGTCCAGATGCAGGAGGGCGTCGGGGCCTTTATCCACAGGCGCGACGGGCGCAGTAGCGGGCTTCACGACGGGGGCGGGAGGCGGTACGACGGCGGGAGGCTCAGTGCCGACCGAATCGAACAACATCGGAATCTGTTCCTGTTCGCCATCATCGACCGTGTCGGTCAGCAGTGGCGGTTGCAGGTTGTCATCGCCGAGCAACTGGCGGATCGACTCAAGGTCGTCCAGCAGGTGCGCGGGTTTTTGCAGCGGTTTTGGAGTGTCCATCGGCGTACTCAGAGTCGCTGTAAACGGTGGTCTTGCAGAGGATAGCCCTGTTCGCGGTAGAAACGGAAACTCTCCCGCGCCGCAGTGCGGATC includes these proteins:
- a CDS encoding valine--tRNA ligase, whose amino-acid sequence is MDKTYQPHAIETSWYNTWESENYFAPQGAGDSYTIMIPPPNVTGSLHMGHGFNNAIMDALIRFRRMQGRNTLWQPGTDHAGIATQMLVERQLEAQGQNRHDLGREKFLEKVWEWKDQSGGNISRQIRRLGSSVDWSRERFTMDDGLSEAVKEAFVRLHEDGLIYRGKRLVNWDTKLHTAISDLEVENHDEKGFLWNLKYPLADGAKTAEGNDFLIVATTRPETMLGDSAVAVNPNDERYKALIGKFVELPLVGRRIPIIADDYCDPEFGTGCVKITPAHDFNDYEVGKRHNLPLLNIFDKNANVLPAAQVFNLDGTLNDSIDGKIPAEYAGLERFEARKQIVAAFDAAGLLVSVDDHNLKVPKGDRSGTVIEPWLTDQWYVSTKPLAEPAIAAVEDGRIQFVPKQYENMYFSWMRDIQDWCISRQLWWGHRIPAWYDESGKVYVGRDEAEVRAKHNLGPDVALQQDNDVLDTWFSSGLWTFSTLGWPEKTEFLKKFHSTDVLVTGFDIIFFWVARMIMLTMHLIKNEDGTPQVPFKTVYVHGLVRDGQGQKMSKSKGNVLDPLDIIDGIELETLVQKRTSGLMQPKLAKKIEKQTRDEFADGIASYGTDALRFTFCSLASTGRDIKFDMGRVEGYRNFCNKIWNAARYVLDKGEDCGQNGEAYELSLADRWIISQLQRTEAEVTRQLDQFRFDLAAQALYEFIWNQYCDWYLELSKPVLWDENAPVERQRGTRRTLVRVLEVALRLAHPFMPFITEEIWQRIAPLAGIQGKTIMLQPWPVVNEERIDPAAEDDIEWLKGLMLGTRNIRGEMNIGPGKPLPIYLKNVSAEDQRRLTENEALLKKLARLESITVLAAGEEAPLSATALVGEMEVLVPMAGLIDKGAELARLDKEILRLQGEVQRVGGKLSNAGFVDKAPAEVIEKERAKLAEAEQALAKLAEQHARIASL
- the rlmF gene encoding 23S rRNA (adenine(1618)-N(6))-methyltransferase RlmF codes for the protein MNAPRTPKPARKKPDSVTPAKPVAPRKEASLHPRNRHQGRYDFPALIKTTPELAKFVITNPYGKESIDFASPDAVRVFNRALLKSFYGIQHWDIPADYLCPPVPGRADYIHFLADLLASNNDGVVPRGAIVNVLDIGMGANCVYPLIGNSEYRWHFLGSEIDPTAVAAARAIVQSNDLNKVIQLRQQENRKHILIGLLEPGERFDLTMCNPPFHASMEEATKGSERKWRALGKADPKRKLPVLNFGGQSAELWCEGGEARFVTQLIAESANFAHKVLWFSTLVSKASNLPAIETALKKAGALESQVVEMSQGQKQSRFVAWTFQTKSEQQIWRRERWVRK